The stretch of DNA CCGCAGCCTATGCTGCGGGAGTTTCTTCAAATCGTAGCACGATTTTATTCTTCAAGCTTCTCTTTTCGGATTCTTGTCTTGCTTCGATCAATGATTACAAGATTACCCGTGATATTTTCGGGCCTGATATCATCCATGGCATCAAGAAACAGTCTGGTGGCCTCAGTGACTTTTAGGCGATATAGCTTAACTACAATGATTCCCTGATGTTTCCCAGGGGGATAGAGCAAAATGTTGGAGAAATCCTTATCCATTGTGACCAATATACGCTTTTCTTCCTGTGCCAGCCGGAAGATTGCAGGATCGGACAAGTTCTCCAGACCTTTTT from Candidatus Desulfatibia profunda encodes:
- a CDS encoding DUF5615 family PIN-like protein codes for the protein MLLIADANVFVPMVEGLRNMGHDVFDVKEKGLENLSDPAIFRLAQEEKRILVTMDKDFSNILLYPPGKHQGIIVVKLYRLKVTEATRLFLDAMDDIRPENITGNLVIIDRSKTRIRKEKLEE